The Pleuronectes platessa chromosome 23, fPlePla1.1, whole genome shotgun sequence genome contains a region encoding:
- the LOC128430128 gene encoding ER membrane protein complex subunit 4, whose product MASPGGQGGGGALSTRGGGAARRMKWALELSSGNTRSRGDRQGGQGDVVYPIGYSEKPVPDTSIQETDKNLVEKRCWDVALGPLKQIPMNLFIMYMSGNTISIFPIMMVCMMAWRPIQALMSMSATFKLLESSSQQWLQGLVYLVGNLLGSALAIYKCQSMGLLPTHSSDWLAFIEPPQRMEIMGGGMVL is encoded by the exons ATGGCGTCtccaggaggacaaggaggaggaggagctctgtCGACCAGGGGAGGCGGCGCGGCCCGGAGGATGAAGTGGGCTCTGGAGCTGAGCTCTGGAAACACGAG GAGTCGTGGAGACCGGCAGGGGGGGCAGGGAGACGTTGTGTATCCCATCGGCTACTCTGAGAAACCCGTCCCTGACACCAGCATCCAGGAGACGGACAAGAACCTGGTGGAGAAG CGCTGCTGGGACGTGGCCCTTGGGCCCCTGAAGCAGATCCCCATGAACCTGTTCATCATGTACATGTCGGGCAACACCATCTCCATCTTCCCCATCATGATGGTCTGCATGATGGCCTGGAGGCCCATTCAGGCCCTCATGTCCATGTCTGCCA CCTTCAAACTGTTGGAGAGCTCCAGTCAGCAGTGGCTCCAGGGCCTCGTCTACCTGGTGGGAAACCTCCTGGGCTCCGCGTTGGCCATTTACAAGTGTCAGTCGATGGGCCTGCTCCCAACACACTCGTCTGATTGGCTGGCTTTCATAGAACCGCCTCAG AGGATGGAGATCATGGGCGGAGGGATGGTGCTGTGA